The following proteins are co-located in the Solanum pennellii chromosome 1, SPENNV200 genome:
- the LOC107010045 gene encoding GSH-induced LITAF domain protein — protein MAKYEEPAIGIPYNPSAPYQAPMPQQFQQQYYVGQNPYQAGMVPPNAIYGDPKGIPIQQTIYRDTPAPFNCLHCGNTGLTQVKSKPSPAAFVGCMTPFMLGVCFLLPSMDCLWHKYHYCPSCNQKVADFEKSDFCLVMDPPNWEEKSFALPA, from the exons ATGGCGAAGTACGAAGAACCGGCGATCGGAATTCCTTACAATCCGTCGGCACCGTACCAGGCTCCGATGCCGCAGCAATTTCAGCAACAATACTATGTAGGTCAAAATCCTTATCAAGCAGGTATGGTTCCACCAAACGCCATTTATGGAGATCCTAAAGGAATTCCGATTCAACAAACTATTTACAGAGATACACCTGCTCCTTTCAATTGCCTTCACTGTGGTAACACCGGTCTCACCCAAGTCAA ATCAAAACCGAGTCCTGCAGCTTTTGTTGGATGCATGACACCATTTATGCTTGGAGTATGCTTTCTGTTGCCATCAATGGATTGCCTCTGGCACAAGTATCATTATTGTCCAAGTTGCAATCAGAAG GTTGCCGATTTTGAGAAATCCGATTTTTGTTTGGTTATGGACCCTCCAAACTGGGAAGAAAAAAGTTTTGCTTTACCTGCATGA